Within the Gloeobacter kilaueensis JS1 genome, the region CGCTGCCGGATGGTTGCCTGGCAGCACTGCCACGGCTGACGAGCACCCACTCGTCTACCCCGGCCCCAATCCCGTCGGCGGCAACTTCATATCCCGGCAGCAGTTGACCTTCTTGATCGACAAACTGCAACAGGAGAAATTTGACGCCCGTAAGGCTCGGCTCCTTCTGGGTACTGACGACGGTGCCGCAAACCCTGGCAATTTGCATCCTGCTAGGGCCTGCCGTAGGGACGGATGGCGTTGACGCTATCGCGGAACTGTTCGACTTCTTCGGTGTAGCGAATCGGCAGCACGTACTCGAGGTTTTCGTGGGGCCGGGCGATGATGTGGTGCGACAACAACTGCCCACCGCTCACCCGCTTGATCGAGTCGATGCCCGCCGCCACCGAAGCCTGCACCTCGGAGACATCGCCGCGCACGATCACCGTGACGCGACCGCTGCTAATTTTTTCGTAGCCGACCAGCGTGACGCGGGCCGCCTTGACCATCGCATCTGCCGCTTCGACGACCGCAGGAAAACCCAGGGTTTCAATCATTCCAACTGCAACAGCCATGTTTCGTAGCTCCGTGTTTTTAAGGGATTCTAGTCAGGGTTCAAGTCCGGAATTGCTCGACTTCTTCGGTGTAGCGAATCGGCAACACGTACTCGAGGTTTTCGTGGGGCCGGGCGATGATGTGGGTGGACAACAATTCACCGCCATTTACACGTCTTATCGATTCGACACCAGCCGAAACAGAAGCCTGCACCTCGGAGACATCGCCTCGGACAATCACCGTTACACGGCCACTACCGATCTTCTCGTAACCGACTAGCGTGACGCGGGCCGCCTTGACCATCGCATCCGCCGCTTCGACGACCGCAGGAAAACCCTTGGTCTCGATCATTCCAACCGCTATGGGCATAGTGATACCTCTGTGCAATCCGCACGAACAAGCAAAAAGTTTGTGGCAACGCTGACGAAATATCGGGCATTTTCGGTACGAGGAAGCTCACGATATTTCCTTGACTTCAAGATTAGGACAACTCACCTCCGATTGCAATATTAGCCAGGGTTATAATTTTAGATTTAATCTATAAATCTTTCTTATATATTTGGCACTGTCCACCCGCGCCTCCTACTCATCGATTTGCCAGGGATCTTTGGCGATTTCTTCGTCGAAGATGTGTCTTGGAAGCAGAACCAGGATGATCTGGCCCAAAAGCGGTACCTGGGGTGGGCTTTCAAACCAGTCGATTACAAGCTGTCCTTCCTGCTCGAAACCAACGTAGCGCGAGGCATCCCATTGTTGCACAGCGCGGTCAATCACAACCAGAACCTGCGGTAGCCGCTCAAGGGAAGCGTCTCCCAGCTGATTGCCGCGACAGAGCACGGCCACCGGATCTGTGGCCTGCTCGATCACCTGCCAGCCGGGGACTGCCGCCCAACCGCCTGTTCCAGCCGGGGCAATCACGCCAAACGGCCCCTCCGGGCGGGCCTGGGGGGCGTCTTTGAGGGCTTCAGCAGCAAGGGGCAGCGCGCCTGCAACCGGCAGAATACGCGGCTGCAGCTCCTCGGCCTCCGGACGGTAGACTGGCAGGCGCGGCCCTGGCCGCGAGCGCTGGACGGTAAAATCAGTCAGCAACAGCTCCAGTTGCTCGCGGGCCGTCCCGCTCTGGGCGTAGCGCAGGCCACGGGCAATCAGGCCCGATCGCTCGCGCAGATCCGTGCTCTGGCGGGCCAACTTCCAGCAGCGATAGGCCACTGCGTCTCCAGCGGAGCGGGTAAAACCTTCTGGCAGCCGATTCAGGTAGCCGAGATCTTTAAGGGCGCGAGCCAGCTCGCGCACCTCCTCGATCGGCGGATTTTTAAGCGCAATGAGTTCTGCGGCTGCGAGCCGCTCCGGCTGGGTGAGGATGCGCAGTTCGTAGAGTGCCTCGCTGCCTCTGGCGGTGAACTGTTCGAGCACCGAAGCCGGGGCACCGTTGTGCGCCAGTCCCCGATACACCTGGGCAGCGGCGATCAGCTGATTTTGAATCGGTGGCTCAAAGCCCGTCTGCTCAAAGAGTGTCTGGGGGCTATAGCCCGAGCGCTGCAACTTTTGGCAGGCTTCTCCCCACTGTACCCAACCACCTTCCTTGCGCTGCAGCAAGGTGATCAACGCCTGATTGTCGGCGGCGAGATCCGCAGGTGTCTCCGTCATCTGATGCTCCTACACAAAGCAAGGGCAACCCCCTGCGGGGGCCGCCCTCGTCCACACATTTAAGGACGGCCCGGCCTCAAGGCTTGTAGACAATAAAGCTCACCGTCTGGCACTGCCGGACATTGTCGAAGCCGACGACGCGGATGAAGTTCTTCGGATAGGAATCGCGGCAGGCGCGGACCTCGGTAAGAACATCCTGCACGCTCTGGGCACCAAAAAGCGGCAACTTCCAGAGCGTCCAGTAGTACTCGGTCGGGTCGCTGGTTTCGTTGAACTCGATAGCAGGGATATAGCCCTTGTCGAGCATGTACTGGATCTGGCGACCGATCTGCGCGTCTGAGAGGGGCGGCAGATAGGACAGTGTCTCGTAGCGCCTTTGTTTGGGAAGCGTTTGCATGAGCTTGGATACTCCG harbors:
- a CDS encoding EutN/CcmL family microcompartment protein, with amino-acid sequence MQIARVCGTVVSTQKEPSLTGVKFLLLQFVDQEGQLLPGYEVAADGIGAGVDEWVLVSRGSAARQPSGSEKRPLDAVVVAIIDTVTVDNRRLYSKSAQSR
- a CDS encoding carbon dioxide-concentrating mechanism protein CcmK; amino-acid sequence: MAVAVGMIETLGFPAVVEAADAMVKAARVTLVGYEKISSGRVTVIVRGDVSEVQASVAAGIDSIKRVSGGQLLSHHIIARPHENLEYVLPIRYTEEVEQFRDSVNAIRPYGRP
- a CDS encoding carbon dioxide-concentrating mechanism protein CcmK; translated protein: MPIAVGMIETKGFPAVVEAADAMVKAARVTLVGYEKIGSGRVTVIVRGDVSEVQASVSAGVESIRRVNGGELLSTHIIARPHENLEYVLPIRYTEEVEQFRT
- a CDS encoding RuBisCO accumulation factor 1 — protein: MTETPADLAADNQALITLLQRKEGGWVQWGEACQKLQRSGYSPQTLFEQTGFEPPIQNQLIAAAQVYRGLAHNGAPASVLEQFTARGSEALYELRILTQPERLAAAELIALKNPPIEEVRELARALKDLGYLNRLPEGFTRSAGDAVAYRCWKLARQSTDLRERSGLIARGLRYAQSGTAREQLELLLTDFTVQRSRPGPRLPVYRPEAEELQPRILPVAGALPLAAEALKDAPQARPEGPFGVIAPAGTGGWAAVPGWQVIEQATDPVAVLCRGNQLGDASLERLPQVLVVIDRAVQQWDASRYVGFEQEGQLVIDWFESPPQVPLLGQIILVLLPRHIFDEEIAKDPWQIDE
- a CDS encoding ribulose bisphosphate carboxylase small subunit gives rise to the protein MQTLPKQRRYETLSYLPPLSDAQIGRQIQYMLDKGYIPAIEFNETSDPTEYYWTLWKLPLFGAQSVQDVLTEVRACRDSYPKNFIRVVGFDNVRQCQTVSFIVYKP